A portion of the Clostridium gelidum genome contains these proteins:
- a CDS encoding metallophosphoesterase, translating to MNTKMIISIFIVLGLYMSLCYYIGLKGKIIFLGGYVKFEHKIYGLIYWTTYWIVALAFISSNILRGILTTDNWIISIFTLIGTTYLGVFIYSIIIFFVVDFIKFVLKRINLKPPIKEKLKKVYCNGISVFIVVFILVCFGIWNAQNQVVTNYEVNINKDAGEVNSLNVVMISDVHMGITIKENGINKMVNSINELNPDIVLFCGDIFDENTSTKLKEYSREAFKNIKSKYGVYDVTGNHEYGAGDLSETISYFKDANIQFLQDESIKIANSFYIVGRNDSSNKMVTGQDIKQLSEVLKDTDKALPIIVLNHRPEDLEAAKAENVDLQLSGHTHKGQIFPFNFVTSYLYEKDYGHLIKDDFNLIVSSGYGTWGPPIRIGSKSEIVNIRVNFNK from the coding sequence ATGAATACTAAGATGATTATATCAATTTTTATTGTATTAGGTTTATATATGAGCCTTTGTTATTATATTGGTTTAAAAGGAAAAATAATATTTTTAGGTGGGTATGTAAAATTTGAGCATAAGATATATGGATTAATATATTGGACAACATATTGGATTGTAGCTTTAGCTTTTATTTCAAGTAATATATTAAGAGGGATATTAACCACAGATAACTGGATAATATCAATATTCACATTGATTGGGACAACTTATCTTGGAGTTTTTATTTATTCAATAATAATATTTTTTGTGGTAGATTTTATAAAATTTGTTTTAAAGAGAATTAATCTTAAGCCACCAATTAAAGAAAAGCTAAAAAAGGTATATTGTAATGGAATTTCAGTATTTATAGTAGTATTCATTTTAGTTTGTTTTGGAATTTGGAATGCTCAAAATCAAGTTGTAACAAATTATGAAGTAAATATAAATAAAGATGCAGGTGAAGTTAATTCATTAAATGTTGTTATGATTTCTGATGTTCATATGGGAATAACAATAAAAGAAAATGGAATTAATAAAATGGTAAATTCAATAAATGAATTAAATCCGGACATAGTTTTATTTTGTGGAGATATATTTGATGAGAATACTAGTACAAAATTAAAAGAATATTCTAGAGAAGCTTTTAAAAATATAAAATCAAAGTATGGAGTATATGATGTTACAGGAAATCATGAGTATGGTGCTGGTGATTTATCAGAGACTATTTCATACTTTAAAGATGCAAATATTCAGTTTTTGCAAGATGAGTCAATAAAAATCGCAAATAGTTTTTATATAGTTGGAAGAAATGATTCATCAAATAAAATGGTAACGGGACAAGACATAAAACAACTTAGTGAGGTCTTGAAGGACACGGATAAAGCACTTCCTATTATAGTTTTAAACCATAGACCAGAAGACTTAGAGGCAGCAAAAGCAGAAAATGTGGATTTACAACTTTCAGGGCATACACATAAGGGGCAGATATTTCCTTTTAACTTTGTTACAAGCTATTTATATGAAAAGGATTATGGACATTTAATAAAAGATGATTTTAATTTGATTGTAAGTTCAGGCTATGGTACATGGGGGCCGCCAATAAGAATTGGAAGTAAAAGTGAAATTGTGAATATTAGAGTTAATTTTAATAAATAA
- a CDS encoding amidohydrolase, with protein sequence MMNKILLSIIEDLNDELIGVYRKLHENPELPNEEFETTKLIKKLLKKVDIEVLDLPLETGLVAQIKGNPNGPVVAIRCDIDALPIQEETSLSYKSKINGKMHACGHDFHTAAILGAAYLVKRHQGSLIGTIKFIFQPGEESADGAKKILATGVLDDVDAIFGVHNVSDAEVGIMGIKTGAMTAAVDRFEIKVTGVGSHAAKPERGIDPIIIASNIVTSLQTIVSRNIGATEKALLSVTHIEGGNTWNVIPESAYLEGTVRTLNEDIRGLISKRASEIITGIAQSFGGSAELIWHSGSPATNNTEEWVDFATKLGKRTGYNVKKISMGLEGEDFAYYQKNIPGAFIIIGTGLSYAHHHPAYQVDEKAILNCSKYFAHLAEGALKEILDKNYTQIKEARSATKNFISSNKNL encoded by the coding sequence ATGATGAATAAGATATTATTATCAATAATAGAGGACTTAAATGACGAACTTATAGGTGTATATCGTAAATTACATGAAAATCCTGAATTACCTAATGAAGAATTTGAAACAACAAAATTAATAAAGAAGTTATTAAAAAAAGTAGATATAGAAGTTCTTGATTTACCACTAGAAACAGGACTTGTAGCACAAATAAAAGGAAATCCTAATGGGCCAGTTGTTGCTATTAGATGTGATATAGATGCATTGCCAATTCAAGAAGAGACAAGCTTATCTTATAAGTCTAAAATAAATGGTAAGATGCATGCTTGTGGACATGACTTTCACACGGCTGCAATTTTAGGAGCAGCTTATTTAGTTAAAAGACATCAAGGATCATTAATAGGTACAATAAAATTTATATTTCAGCCTGGAGAAGAAAGTGCAGATGGAGCTAAGAAAATTTTAGCAACAGGTGTTTTAGATGATGTAGATGCAATTTTTGGTGTACATAATGTTTCTGACGCAGAAGTGGGTATTATGGGAATAAAAACTGGAGCGATGACTGCAGCTGTTGATAGATTTGAAATTAAAGTTACAGGTGTTGGAAGTCATGCCGCTAAACCAGAAAGAGGAATAGATCCAATTATAATTGCAAGTAATATAGTTACATCTCTTCAAACAATCGTTAGTCGTAACATAGGTGCAACAGAAAAGGCACTTTTAAGCGTAACACATATAGAAGGTGGAAATACATGGAATGTAATACCTGAATCTGCATATCTTGAAGGGACAGTTAGAACATTAAATGAAGATATACGTGGACTAATATCTAAAAGAGCAAGTGAAATAATAACTGGAATAGCACAATCTTTTGGCGGAAGTGCAGAACTTATTTGGCATTCAGGTTCACCAGCAACTAATAATACTGAAGAATGGGTTGATTTTGCTACTAAACTTGGAAAGAGGACTGGCTATAATGTTAAGAAAATTTCTATGGGTTTAGAAGGAGAAGATTTTGCATATTATCAAAAGAACATACCAGGCGCATTTATTATTATAGGGACAGGACTTTCTTATGCACATCATCACCCAGCATATCAAGTAGATGAAAAAGCAATCTTAAATTGTTCAAAATACTTTGCTCATCTGGCAGAAGGTGCATTGAAGGAAATATTAGATAAAAATTATACACAGATAAAAGAAGCACGAAGTGCAACCAAGAACTTTATAAGTTCAAATAAGAACTTATAA
- the tkt gene encoding transketolase, with protein sequence MSRELDKLSINAIRVLSADAIEKSQSGHPGLPLGAATMAFTLWAKMNHNGKNPTWDNRDRFVLSAGHGSMLEYSLLHLFGYGVEVSDIKNFRQVGSLTPGHPEFGHTKGVEITTGPLGQGICNAVGMAMAEAHLAEKFNKEKYSVIDHYTYSICGDGCLMEGISGEASSLAGTLGLGKLVVLYDSNNISIEGSTDIAFREDVAKRYEAYGWQVSKIADGNDIDAIESAIETAKAETSKPSIIIVKNQIGFGCPAKQGKASAHGEPLGAENVKAMKENLGWKTEPAFYVPDEVYTNMNEHIEKGVSKESTWNKLFSEYSKEYPELAKEYAAWMSGEIDKEALLNNEEFWGFDKEMATRESSGILINRLAKLIPNLIGGSADLAPSNKTYMAGKGDFSDTDRSGQNLHFGVREHAMAAIVNGMYVHGGLKVFCSTFFVFSDYMKGAMRLSALMNLPVAYVLTHDSIGVGEDGPTHQPIEQLAALRSMPNMTVFRPADSKETAAAWYYAVTNGTTPTSLVLTRQKLPLYDGCPKRALKGGYILKDSKKETPDVLLMASGSEVELIFKAAAELEAKGIDARVISMPSFELFEAQDAAYKESVMPNAVRARVAVEALTSFGWHKYVGLDGDVISLDTFGASGNADTLFKQFGFTVENVVEKAVKICNKK encoded by the coding sequence ATGAGTAGAGAATTAGATAAGTTATCTATTAATGCAATAAGAGTACTTTCAGCAGATGCAATTGAAAAATCACAGTCTGGTCATCCAGGACTTCCACTTGGAGCAGCAACTATGGCATTTACTTTATGGGCAAAGATGAACCATAATGGAAAAAATCCAACTTGGGATAATAGAGACAGATTTGTATTATCGGCAGGACATGGATCAATGCTTGAATATTCATTATTACATTTATTTGGATACGGAGTAGAGGTTTCTGATATTAAAAACTTCAGACAAGTTGGAAGTTTAACTCCAGGACATCCTGAGTTTGGTCATACTAAAGGTGTTGAAATTACAACAGGGCCACTTGGTCAAGGAATATGTAATGCAGTAGGTATGGCTATGGCAGAAGCACATCTTGCAGAAAAGTTTAATAAAGAAAAATATAGTGTAATTGATCACTATACATATTCAATATGTGGAGACGGCTGCCTTATGGAAGGAATTTCAGGAGAAGCATCATCACTTGCAGGAACTTTAGGACTTGGAAAATTAGTTGTATTGTATGATTCAAATAATATTTCAATTGAAGGAAGTACTGATATAGCATTTAGAGAAGATGTAGCTAAAAGATATGAAGCCTATGGCTGGCAAGTGTCAAAAATTGCTGATGGAAATGATATAGATGCAATAGAAAGTGCAATAGAAACAGCTAAAGCAGAAACTTCAAAACCTTCAATTATAATAGTCAAAAATCAAATTGGTTTTGGATGTCCCGCAAAACAAGGAAAAGCATCAGCTCATGGAGAACCATTAGGTGCTGAAAATGTAAAAGCCATGAAAGAAAACTTAGGTTGGAAGACAGAACCAGCGTTCTATGTACCAGATGAAGTATATACAAATATGAATGAACACATAGAAAAAGGTGTTTCAAAAGAATCAACTTGGAATAAATTATTCAGTGAATATTCTAAAGAGTACCCTGAACTTGCAAAAGAATATGCTGCATGGATGAGTGGAGAAATAGATAAAGAAGCCTTATTAAATAATGAAGAATTCTGGGGCTTTGATAAAGAAATGGCTACAAGAGAATCTTCAGGAATATTGATAAATAGATTAGCAAAATTAATTCCTAATTTAATAGGAGGATCAGCTGATTTAGCTCCTTCAAATAAAACTTATATGGCTGGCAAAGGAGATTTCTCAGATACAGACAGAAGCGGACAAAACCTTCACTTTGGAGTTAGAGAACATGCAATGGCAGCTATAGTTAATGGTATGTATGTTCATGGTGGACTTAAGGTATTCTGTTCAACATTCTTCGTATTCAGTGATTACATGAAGGGTGCTATGAGATTATCAGCTCTTATGAATCTTCCTGTAGCTTATGTTTTAACTCATGATAGCATTGGTGTTGGGGAAGATGGTCCAACTCATCAACCAATAGAACAATTAGCAGCACTTAGAAGTATGCCAAATATGACAGTATTTAGACCAGCTGATTCAAAGGAAACTGCAGCAGCTTGGTATTATGCTGTAACTAATGGAACAACACCAACATCATTAGTTTTAACAAGACAAAAATTGCCATTATATGATGGATGCCCTAAGAGAGCATTAAAGGGTGGATATATCCTTAAAGATTCTAAAAAAGAAACTCCAGATGTACTTCTTATGGCATCAGGTTCAGAAGTTGAATTAATATTTAAAGCAGCAGCTGAACTAGAAGCTAAAGGAATAGATGCAAGAGTTATAAGTATGCCATCATTCGAATTGTTTGAAGCTCAGGATGCAGCTTATAAAGAATCAGTTATGCCAAACGCAGTACGCGCAAGAGTTGCTGTTGAAGCATTAACATCATTTGGATGGCATAAATATGTAGGTCTTGATGGAGATGTTATTTCATTAGATACTTTCGGAGCATCAGGAAATGCAGATACATTATTTAAGCAATTTGGATTTACTGTAGAAAATGTTGTAGAAAAGGCTGTTAAGATTTGCAATAAAAAATAA
- the fsa gene encoding fructose-6-phosphate aldolase, which produces MRFFLDTANIEHIKEANEMGVICGVTTNPSLIAKEGRDFNEVIKEITEIVDGPISGEVISEDAQGMIKEGREIAAIHKNMIVKIPMTAEGLKATKVLSKEGIKTNVTLIFSVTQALLAANSGATYVSPFLGRIDDISMDGMELVRNIADIFAIHGIETEIIAASVRNPIHVIQAAQAGANISTIPYSLVLQMIKHPLTDQGLEKFKADWAAAFGK; this is translated from the coding sequence ATGAGATTTTTTTTAGACACAGCAAACATAGAACATATTAAAGAAGCAAACGAAATGGGAGTAATATGTGGTGTAACTACAAACCCATCACTAATTGCAAAAGAAGGTAGAGATTTCAATGAAGTTATAAAAGAAATAACAGAAATAGTTGATGGACCAATAAGTGGAGAAGTTATAAGTGAAGATGCACAAGGAATGATTAAAGAAGGAAGAGAAATTGCAGCAATTCATAAGAACATGATTGTAAAAATTCCAATGACAGCAGAAGGACTTAAGGCTACTAAAGTTTTATCTAAAGAAGGAATAAAAACAAATGTAACTTTAATATTTTCAGTAACACAAGCATTACTTGCAGCAAATTCAGGAGCAACATATGTAAGTCCATTTTTAGGAAGAATAGATGATATATCTATGGATGGAATGGAACTTGTTAGAAATATCGCAGATATATTTGCAATTCACGGAATAGAAACAGAAATAATTGCAGCTAGCGTAAGAAATCCAATTCATGTTATTCAAGCAGCACAAGCTGGAGCAAATATTTCAACAATACCTTATAGCTTAGTTCTACAAATGATAAAACATCCATTAACAGATCAAGGACTAGAAAAATTCAAAGCTGATTGGGCAGCAGCTTTCGGTAAATAA
- the hxlB gene encoding 6-phospho-3-hexuloisomerase: MRTIDQILDEIKDVIEKVDEEQVKKIMNVLKKGTRIFVDGEGRSGFQAKGFAMRLMHIGYNSYVMGETITPALKKGDIFLSISGSGKTKNILSNAKAAKDLGLTIIGVTSKKDSPLGEVSDLVLEVPGKTKNDNGVASIQLLSSLFDQSVHIVLDDLCLLISKKDNLSDSEASKNHINVE; this comes from the coding sequence ATGAGAACAATAGATCAAATATTAGATGAAATTAAAGATGTAATAGAAAAAGTGGATGAGGAACAAGTAAAAAAGATAATGAATGTTTTAAAAAAGGGAACACGAATTTTTGTAGATGGAGAAGGCCGTAGTGGATTTCAAGCAAAAGGATTTGCAATGCGTTTAATGCATATTGGATATAACTCTTATGTAATGGGGGAAACAATTACACCAGCTCTAAAAAAGGGAGATATATTTCTTTCAATATCAGGTTCAGGAAAAACAAAAAATATATTAAGTAATGCAAAAGCTGCGAAAGATTTGGGACTAACTATAATTGGAGTTACAAGTAAGAAGGATTCTCCTCTTGGAGAAGTATCAGATTTAGTACTTGAAGTTCCAGGAAAAACAAAAAATGATAATGGTGTTGCATCAATTCAACTCTTAAGCTCTTTATTTGATCAATCTGTTCATATAGTATTAGATGATTTATGCTTATTAATAAGTAAAAAAGATAATTTATCAGACAGTGAAGCTTCAAAGAATCATATTAATGTAGAATAA
- a CDS encoding orotidine 5'-phosphate decarboxylase / HUMPS family protein, which yields MKLQVAIDRVPLEKAESLVKAFDGVADIIEIGTSLVKDYGLLKLKELTSKTISSQILGDIKTSDEGAYEFKQGFKQGFNILTVMGSASLETIEKCYEVSEKSNGTMMIDLLECSDEKIKEISNFKNAIYCIHASIDREKLKNPGKTIEVFKEKFPKINRIAVAGGITLDSITELNKYNIELVIVGSAITGTDNPIEIAKQFKEVIER from the coding sequence ATGAAATTACAAGTTGCTATAGACAGAGTTCCATTAGAAAAAGCAGAAAGTTTAGTTAAGGCTTTTGATGGAGTAGCAGATATTATTGAAATTGGAACATCATTAGTCAAGGATTATGGACTTTTAAAATTGAAAGAATTAACTAGTAAAACAATTAGTTCACAAATATTAGGAGATATTAAGACAAGTGATGAAGGGGCTTATGAATTTAAACAAGGTTTTAAACAAGGCTTTAATATTTTAACGGTAATGGGAAGTGCATCATTAGAAACTATAGAAAAATGCTATGAGGTTTCTGAAAAAAGCAATGGAACAATGATGATAGATTTATTAGAGTGTTCAGATGAGAAAATTAAAGAAATATCAAATTTTAAGAATGCTATCTATTGTATACATGCTTCTATTGATAGAGAAAAATTAAAAAATCCAGGTAAAACAATAGAAGTATTTAAGGAAAAATTTCCGAAAATCAATCGAATTGCAGTAGCAGGGGGAATCACCTTAGACTCTATTACTGAATTAAACAAATATAATATAGAATTAGTTATCGTAGGTTCTGCAATTACTGGTACAGATAATCCAATAGAAATAGCAAAACAATTTAAGGAGGTAATAGAAAGATGA
- a CDS encoding LacI family DNA-binding transcriptional regulator — protein MLKSSVDKQKNITIVDVAAYVGVSKTTISRYLNKNFEFMSRETQEKIDEAIKVLKYRPNRIAQTLKAKNKNIIGVTIADIGNPFSSLLIKGINNVCRAKNYQVLVTNADNIDEQEKENIESLLDSQVDGLLVNTTGNNYEYIKEFKNRDNYKPIVLLDRFISPLICDSVTTNNVDVTKNILNELLKNEYNHYVFFSEDINGISPRLDRKKGMEEFLSEYSFINGETIIIKKEEIIDIQEKIKTILNENKGKNTCFFANNDEILKVLIECLFDLKINIGIDVGIFGFADEKWARLIGPGITSIDQNPYKIGERAATLLFERIDGSRTTEFVLEEIPATIHLHYSTNIIKK, from the coding sequence ATGCTGAAAAGTTCTGTGGATAAACAAAAAAATATTACAATTGTAGATGTTGCAGCTTATGTAGGAGTTTCAAAGACAACAATATCTAGATATTTAAATAAAAATTTCGAATTTATGTCAAGGGAAACTCAAGAAAAAATAGATGAAGCAATTAAAGTACTAAAATATAGACCAAACCGCATAGCGCAAACATTAAAAGCTAAAAATAAAAATATAATTGGTGTAACAATCGCAGATATAGGTAATCCTTTCTCTTCTTTACTTATTAAAGGAATAAATAATGTATGTCGTGCAAAGAATTATCAAGTACTTGTTACAAATGCTGATAATATAGATGAACAAGAAAAGGAAAATATAGAATCTTTACTGGACAGTCAAGTTGATGGGTTGCTAGTTAATACAACGGGTAATAACTATGAATATATAAAAGAATTTAAAAATAGGGATAATTATAAACCTATAGTATTATTAGATAGATTTATAAGCCCATTAATTTGCGACTCAGTAACAACAAATAATGTAGATGTAACAAAAAATATATTAAATGAATTATTAAAAAATGAATATAATCACTATGTATTTTTTTCGGAGGATATAAATGGTATAAGTCCTAGATTAGATAGGAAAAAGGGAATGGAAGAATTTTTATCTGAGTATTCATTTATAAATGGAGAGACTATTATTATTAAAAAAGAGGAAATAATAGATATACAAGAAAAGATAAAGACTATTTTAAATGAAAATAAAGGTAAGAATACTTGCTTTTTTGCAAACAATGATGAAATATTAAAAGTTCTTATAGAATGTCTATTTGATTTAAAAATAAACATTGGAATAGATGTGGGTATATTTGGATTCGCTGATGAAAAATGGGCTCGTTTAATTGGACCAGGAATTACTTCAATAGATCAGAATCCATATAAAATAGGAGAAAGAGCAGCCACATTACTTTTTGAAAGGATAGATGGTAGTAGAACAACAGAATTTGTTCTAGAAGAAATTCCTGCTACAATTCACCTACATTATTCTACAAATATTATAAAAAAATAG
- a CDS encoding sugar kinase — MNEVILFGEPMAMFTAEVEGNLDEVEKFSKSLAGAEVNVCTGLTRLGHKVSYVTKLGNEPMGQYVKKFLDREGIGTEFIEFHKTYKTALMLKSKVAHGDPVTAYYRKGSAFSYMSAEDIDKIDFNGVKLVHVTGIPPALSISCREATYRLIERAKENGIYVTFDPNLRPALWESQEVMIEVINELASKSDMVLPGTSEGLILMGSEDPEKIADFYQKLGVKNVIVKLGGQGAYVREGENSFIQSGFKVETVVDTVGAGDGFAVGVISGKLEDLTIRDSVVRANAIGAIQVTFVSDNEGLPTRKELDSYLKKSLSYVK; from the coding sequence ATGAATGAAGTTATATTATTCGGAGAACCTATGGCTATGTTTACAGCAGAAGTTGAAGGAAATCTTGATGAAGTAGAAAAATTTAGTAAATCTTTAGCAGGTGCTGAAGTTAATGTATGCACAGGACTTACGAGACTCGGTCATAAGGTTTCTTATGTAACAAAACTTGGAAATGAACCTATGGGACAATATGTAAAGAAATTTTTAGATAGAGAAGGAATTGGCACAGAATTTATTGAATTTCATAAGACATATAAAACGGCACTTATGCTAAAGAGTAAAGTTGCTCATGGAGATCCAGTAACAGCTTATTATCGAAAAGGATCAGCATTTTCATATATGAGTGCAGAAGATATTGATAAAATTGATTTTAATGGAGTTAAACTTGTCCATGTAACAGGTATACCACCAGCATTATCTATAAGTTGTAGAGAAGCTACATATAGATTAATAGAACGTGCAAAAGAAAATGGTATTTATGTAACCTTTGATCCTAATTTACGCCCTGCATTATGGGAAAGTCAAGAAGTAATGATAGAAGTAATTAATGAGTTGGCTTCAAAAAGTGATATGGTATTACCAGGAACAAGCGAGGGATTAATATTAATGGGAAGTGAAGATCCAGAAAAAATTGCAGATTTCTATCAAAAGCTAGGGGTAAAGAATGTTATTGTGAAGCTTGGCGGACAAGGTGCCTATGTTAGGGAAGGCGAGAATAGCTTTATTCAATCAGGATTTAAAGTAGAGACGGTAGTTGATACTGTAGGTGCTGGAGATGGATTTGCAGTTGGTGTTATTAGTGGGAAATTAGAAGATTTAACAATTCGGGATTCTGTTGTAAGAGCCAATGCTATTGGAGCGATTCAAGTAACTTTTGTTAGTGATAATGAAGGACTACCTACCAGAAAAGAATTAGATAGTTATTTGAAAAAATCATTAAGCTATGTAAAATAG
- a CDS encoding hydantoinase/oxoprolinase family protein encodes MTKKAIRVGIDVGGTHTKAVAIDNETHEIIGKGSVMTTHDDEMGVATGVIEAFKLCLTANNINPEDVIFIAHSTTQATNALLEGDVADVGIIGMGKGGLGGFLAKRQSKIDDIDLGTGRIIKVHHTYLKQKDVNDKNVEAAINELKQKGANVLVASKAFGVDDLTEEEEVKKIAEKQGIPVSVASEISKLYGLTRRTRTAAINASILPKMLETADSTESSVRKAGIKVPLMIMRGDGGVMDISEMKKRPVLTMLSGPAASVVGALMYLRASNGIYFEVGGTSTNIGVIKNGRPAVDYSIVGGHPTYINSLDVRVLGVAGGSMVRASKDGVVDVGPRSAHIAGMSYAVYTPIEEIEDPEVEFFSPKEGDPSDYVCIKLKNGKKITITNSCAANVLGYVTPADYSYGNPEAARKAIEPLAKYMNISVEEVCKQILQKSYEKIKPCIEELAEKYKLERDQMSFVGVGGGAAALIPYTAKFMELDYSIPENAEVISSIGVALAMIRDVVERVIPSPSKKDIADIKKEAANMAIANGAIPDSVEVQLEIDSQTSRVTAIALGSSEVQTTDLLKACSEDDAKELAAKSMGVCVEDANLVTKSNVFYVFTTKKKDDSNQIRIVDKKGFIKVQRGDGEATKCTVAEAEEIIAEMWENLSVYKNDIRLTPDVYLCIGGKVLDYAGMMDLDQLYMVVDTELSSMEPEEEIIIIGAKNDI; translated from the coding sequence ATGACTAAAAAAGCAATACGTGTGGGAATAGATGTAGGTGGAACCCATACTAAAGCAGTTGCAATAGATAATGAAACGCATGAAATTATAGGTAAAGGATCAGTAATGACAACGCATGATGATGAAATGGGCGTTGCTACTGGTGTTATTGAAGCATTTAAACTATGTTTAACAGCAAATAATATCAACCCAGAGGATGTTATATTTATTGCACATAGTACAACACAAGCTACAAATGCTCTTTTAGAGGGGGATGTTGCTGATGTTGGAATTATTGGAATGGGAAAAGGTGGACTTGGCGGATTCCTTGCTAAAAGGCAAAGTAAAATTGATGATATTGATTTGGGAACAGGAAGAATTATTAAAGTCCATCATACTTATTTAAAACAAAAAGATGTTAATGATAAAAATGTAGAAGCAGCAATTAATGAATTAAAGCAAAAAGGGGCAAATGTCCTTGTGGCATCTAAAGCCTTTGGGGTAGATGATTTAACTGAAGAAGAAGAGGTTAAAAAGATTGCAGAAAAACAAGGTATTCCTGTATCTGTAGCATCTGAAATTAGTAAGCTATATGGGCTTACTAGAAGAACAAGAACTGCAGCCATTAATGCAAGTATTCTTCCTAAGATGTTAGAAACAGCAGACAGTACTGAAAGTAGTGTACGTAAAGCCGGAATCAAAGTACCATTAATGATCATGCGTGGCGATGGTGGTGTTATGGACATTAGTGAAATGAAAAAACGTCCAGTATTAACTATGCTTTCTGGTCCAGCAGCCAGTGTTGTTGGTGCACTTATGTATTTAAGAGCTTCAAATGGTATTTATTTTGAAGTTGGAGGAACAAGTACAAATATAGGAGTAATTAAAAATGGTAGACCTGCAGTTGATTATTCAATTGTTGGAGGTCATCCTACCTATATTAATTCATTAGATGTTCGTGTATTAGGAGTTGCCGGAGGTAGCATGGTTCGTGCTTCTAAAGATGGAGTTGTTGATGTAGGACCAAGAAGTGCTCATATTGCAGGAATGTCTTATGCAGTATATACACCTATTGAAGAGATTGAAGATCCAGAGGTTGAGTTTTTCTCTCCCAAAGAAGGAGATCCATCAGATTATGTTTGTATTAAACTTAAGAATGGTAAGAAGATTACAATTACAAATAGTTGTGCAGCCAATGTTTTAGGATATGTAACACCTGCGGATTATTCATATGGTAATCCAGAAGCAGCACGTAAGGCTATTGAACCTTTAGCAAAATATATGAATATTAGTGTTGAGGAAGTTTGTAAACAAATTTTACAAAAATCCTATGAAAAGATTAAACCATGTATTGAAGAATTAGCAGAAAAATATAAGTTAGAAAGGGATCAAATGTCATTTGTAGGTGTAGGTGGAGGTGCAGCAGCATTAATACCATATACAGCTAAATTCATGGAATTAGATTATAGTATACCTGAAAATGCTGAAGTTATTTCATCTATAGGTGTTGCACTAGCGATGATTCGTGATGTTGTTGAACGTGTTATACCATCACCATCTAAGAAGGATATTGCTGATATTAAAAAAGAAGCAGCAAATATGGCTATTGCAAATGGTGCAATTCCTGATTCAGTAGAAGTTCAATTGGAAATTGATTCACAAACGTCAAGAGTAACAGCAATTGCGTTAGGTTCTTCAGAAGTTCAAACAACTGATTTATTAAAAGCATGTAGTGAAGATGATGCAAAAGAATTAGCTGCAAAATCAATGGGAGTTTGTGTAGAGGATGCTAATCTTGTTACTAAAAGTAATGTATTTTATGTATTTACTACTAAAAAGAAAGATGATTCAAATCAAATTAGAATTGTAGATAAAAAAGGATTTATTAAAGTTCAACGTGGAGATGGAGAAGCTACAAAATGTACTGTAGCAGAAGCCGAGGAAATAATAGCAGAAATGTGGGAAAATTTATCTGTATATAAAAATGATATTAGATTAACACCAGATGTATATCTTTGTATAGGTGGAAAAGTGCTTGATTATGCAGGAATGATGGATTTGGATCAATTATACATGGTAGTAGATACAGAGTTATCTAGTATGGAACCAGAAGAAGAAATAATTATTATTGGAGCTAAAAACGATATATGA